The Brachyspira aalborgi genome has a segment encoding these proteins:
- the selA gene encoding L-seryl-tRNA(Sec) selenium transferase, with protein MDNKFNLIQVNAVLEHESIKPYYKILSRPIIADIIRETLDKLRYDFKKNSDSNLSLSKEDIIKLCEKKIKSKSNLPIKRVINATGTIMHTNLGRSPIDSEIWDEVKNLNIYSNNLEYNINNEGRGLRGEFLYSLLAKLTGAEDALVVNNNAAAVFLILKTFASGKDVIVSRGEQVQIGGGFRIPEILKEAGANLVEIGTTNIVTIKDYEEAITENTAMILKVHASNFRIRGFVKYPSLKNIRDAIPKNIPLVYDEGAGIFDESLSEEEHIKSALKSGADLVCFSGDKMFSSVQAGIIVGKKEFISKIYKHPLMRAFRCGKTVLSILEKYAIKRLNSTEQFKGYCERLLSIKPEIIKEKALKIIENIKVFNVIEENIETGGGAMADIFFPSYAISFKPKNIKESVKFMHNLEIPIIPKVKKDSILLYVITIDDKDIDYIKESLNKIVQSNLL; from the coding sequence ATGGATAACAAATTTAATTTAATACAAGTAAATGCGGTATTGGAACATGAATCAATAAAGCCGTATTATAAAATTCTTTCTCGTCCGATAATAGCGGATATAATTCGCGAAACTTTGGATAAATTAAGATATGATTTTAAAAAAAATTCCGATTCAAATTTATCTTTATCTAAAGAAGATATAATAAAATTATGCGAAAAAAAAATAAAATCAAAATCGAATTTGCCAATTAAAAGAGTAATAAACGCGACAGGCACTATAATGCATACTAATTTGGGACGCTCGCCAATCGATTCTGAAATATGGGACGAAGTAAAAAATTTAAATATTTATAGCAATAATCTTGAATATAATATTAATAACGAAGGCAGAGGATTAAGAGGAGAATTTTTATATTCTCTTTTAGCAAAATTAACGGGAGCGGAAGATGCTTTAGTCGTTAATAATAATGCCGCTGCAGTATTTTTAATATTAAAGACATTCGCATCGGGCAAAGATGTTATAGTTTCAAGAGGCGAACAAGTTCAAATTGGCGGAGGTTTTAGAATACCTGAAATATTAAAAGAAGCTGGAGCAAATTTAGTCGAAATTGGCACTACAAATATAGTAACTATTAAAGATTATGAGGAAGCGATTACGGAAAATACGGCTATGATATTAAAAGTGCATGCTTCTAATTTTAGAATAAGAGGATTCGTAAAATATCCATCTTTAAAAAATATAAGAGACGCTATTCCCAAAAATATTCCTCTTGTTTATGACGAAGGAGCGGGAATATTTGACGAGAGTTTGTCGGAAGAAGAGCATATAAAATCGGCGTTAAAAAGCGGAGCGGATTTAGTATGTTTTTCGGGAGATAAAATGTTTTCAAGCGTTCAAGCGGGAATAATAGTAGGCAAAAAAGAATTTATTTCTAAAATATATAAGCATCCTTTAATGAGAGCTTTCAGATGCGGTAAAACGGTTTTGTCAATTTTAGAAAAATACGCTATAAAAAGATTAAATTCAACGGAACAATTTAAAGGATATTGCGAAAGGCTTCTTTCAATAAAGCCCGAAATTATTAAAGAAAAAGCTTTAAAAATTATAGAAAATATAAAAGTCTTTAATGTTATTGAAGAAAATATTGAAACGGGCGGCGGCGCTATGGCTGATATATTTTTTCCGTCTTACGCAATAAGTTTTAAGCCTAAAAATATAAAAGAATCGGTTAAATTTATGCATAATTTAGAAATTCCAATTATTCCTAAAGTAAAAAAAGATTCTATACTTTTATATGTTATAACTATAGACGATAAAGATATAGATTATATTAAAGAGTCATTAAATAAAATAGTCCAGAGTAACTTATTATAA
- the selB gene encoding selenocysteine-specific translation elongation factor encodes MNKIIGTAGHVDHGKSELIKALTGIKMMRLPEEKKREMTIDLGFGFFKPKEDITIGVIDVPGHERFIRNMVAGMWSLDLVMLVVCANEGWMNMTEEHSKVALSLGIRNIICVINKIDLVDENKLKESEENIKKNLIRIFKKDIEIIKVSAVIGDNIDFLKERITDILIKDKFEEDIKTHIYVDRVFSVKGAGLTITGSIKGGSLKKDDSLIHYPSKREVYIRNIQSYHEDREIVYATSRIAINLKNIKKEEIRRGHLLCDKEETIFLTDEIILELVGDSDIEYLRKIKNAEFAIGTECLVAQIIPLYKKPVYKEDNNNIKNNVEEREIDKRFIRLKFDKPLSVFWKERGILISHGGSAIIGTGNVFWGTKTTPSVRKNIMDNAANFLGNVKRMAYTDLVMSVNGYSFAIGNLPDYAVKISNYFVKKDYLNSILEKSKKLIDSKKDGISFEDIRNSFNIDNAFTKAFIDYLIQIKMIMPFNNIYKKYNQNIELNNSQKILLEKLKKEDLNGLEERIIKSFTNGIKDIKVLSALKLAIYLEDGIYYHIESYNKAKNLILKDAKPKDIITIAFVKEKTKLSRKYVIPLLNALEREKLLKRNGNDRIVI; translated from the coding sequence GTGAATAAAATTATAGGCACGGCGGGGCATGTAGACCATGGGAAATCGGAATTAATTAAAGCGTTAACGGGCATTAAAATGATGAGACTTCCCGAAGAGAAAAAAAGAGAAATGACAATAGATTTAGGATTTGGATTTTTTAAACCTAAAGAAGATATTACGATAGGAGTTATAGATGTTCCAGGACATGAAAGATTTATAAGAAATATGGTTGCAGGAATGTGGAGTTTGGATTTAGTTATGCTTGTAGTTTGCGCAAATGAAGGTTGGATGAATATGACTGAAGAACATTCAAAAGTCGCTTTATCTCTTGGAATAAGAAATATAATTTGCGTAATAAATAAAATAGATTTGGTAGACGAAAACAAATTAAAAGAAAGCGAAGAGAATATAAAGAAAAATTTAATAAGAATATTCAAAAAAGATATAGAAATTATAAAAGTGTCCGCCGTTATAGGAGACAATATAGATTTTTTGAAAGAAAGAATAACAGATATATTGATTAAAGATAAATTTGAAGAAGATATAAAAACTCATATTTATGTAGATAGAGTATTTTCTGTAAAAGGAGCGGGACTTACAATAACGGGAAGTATTAAAGGCGGAAGCTTAAAAAAAGACGATTCTTTAATACATTATCCAAGCAAAAGAGAAGTTTATATAAGAAATATACAATCTTATCATGAAGACAGAGAAATAGTATATGCGACTTCTCGTATAGCGATTAATTTGAAAAATATCAAAAAAGAAGAAATTAGAAGAGGACATTTATTATGCGATAAAGAAGAAACTATATTTTTAACGGACGAAATAATATTAGAATTGGTAGGAGACAGCGATATAGAATATTTAAGAAAAATAAAAAACGCCGAATTTGCGATAGGCACGGAATGTTTAGTCGCTCAAATTATTCCGTTATACAAAAAGCCCGTTTATAAAGAAGACAATAATAATATAAAAAATAATGTTGAAGAAAGAGAAATAGATAAAAGATTTATAAGATTAAAATTTGACAAACCTTTATCAGTTTTTTGGAAGGAAAGAGGAATATTAATAAGTCATGGCGGAAGCGCTATAATAGGGACGGGAAATGTATTTTGGGGAACAAAAACTACTCCGTCAGTTAGAAAAAATATAATGGATAACGCTGCAAATTTTTTGGGAAATGTTAAAAGGATGGCATATACCGATTTGGTTATGTCGGTTAACGGTTATTCTTTTGCCATCGGAAATTTGCCCGATTATGCGGTAAAAATCTCAAATTATTTCGTTAAAAAAGATTATTTAAACTCTATTTTAGAAAAATCTAAAAAATTAATAGATTCTAAAAAAGACGGAATTTCATTTGAAGATATAAGAAATAGTTTTAATATTGACAACGCATTTACAAAAGCTTTTATTGATTATTTGATTCAAATTAAAATGATAATGCCTTTTAATAATATATATAAAAAATATAATCAAAATATTGAACTTAATAATTCTCAAAAAATTTTGCTCGAAAAATTAAAAAAAGAAGATTTAAACGGACTTGAAGAAAGAATAATAAAATCTTTTACAAATGGAATTAAAGATATTAAAGTTTTATCCGCTTTAAAACTTGCAATTTATCTCGAAGATGGAATATATTATCATATAGAAAGCTATAATAAGGCTAAAAATCTTATATTGAAAGACGCTAAACCTAAAGATATTATAACGATAGCTTTTGTAAAAGAAAAAACAAAACTTTCAAGAAAATATGTTATTCCTTTGTTAAATGCTTTAGAGAGAGAAAAATTATTAAAAAGAAACGGGAACGACAGAATAGTAATATAA
- a CDS encoding protein kinase: MKKIVFVVLILALVFLSLPLASQYRYTFPEYMENLQSKVPLKAIEWFEENAYSPTYGVSELIFAFYRGISRYDSYVKYNGPVENLDKAAGDFKLALDIPYDIKYLYTDRALLYLAGILTISEGDKELASRIFKYYADNCEQFDPNYPTAIYWCLYLGYINKDTYNFYYEKLIKLNKNSIYDGPVIYDYFKGEYKSISEMLRRLDNANMNKNKRGRIPENADLFATIKSMIPIIPEDDKSTLGSTYQYLIFEEYPPKESVSSNFNIDSILSEYSDSKKRFDTKPIKTNEIFNNPNINIVETNKPARDTNFINTVIASGSESLNISVDKVANNNVRIDIAGRTFNTKTSTNFIIQLNQGDYDVLVSFLGKKYTNRVNVSKGAYNLLSIVVQDENIK, encoded by the coding sequence ATGAAAAAAATTGTATTTGTTGTATTAATTTTAGCTTTAGTCTTTTTATCTTTACCTTTAGCGTCTCAATATAGATATACTTTCCCCGAATATATGGAAAATCTTCAAAGCAAAGTGCCGTTGAAAGCGATTGAATGGTTTGAAGAAAATGCATATTCTCCAACTTATGGAGTAAGCGAACTTATATTTGCATTTTATAGAGGAATTAGTAGATACGATTCTTATGTTAAATATAACGGTCCCGTTGAAAATTTAGACAAAGCGGCGGGAGATTTTAAGTTAGCTTTAGATATTCCTTACGATATAAAATATTTATATACCGATAGAGCGCTATTATATCTTGCGGGAATACTAACTATTTCAGAAGGAGATAAAGAATTAGCTTCTAGAATATTTAAATATTATGCGGATAATTGCGAACAATTTGACCCAAACTACCCTACTGCAATATATTGGTGTTTATATCTTGGATATATAAATAAAGATACTTATAATTTTTATTATGAAAAATTAATAAAATTAAATAAAAATAGCATATACGATGGACCGGTAATATACGATTATTTTAAGGGCGAATATAAAAGTATATCTGAAATGTTAAGAAGATTAGATAATGCAAATATGAATAAAAATAAACGCGGAAGAATACCTGAAAATGCCGATTTATTTGCGACTATAAAAAGTATGATTCCAATAATTCCAGAAGACGATAAATCTACTTTAGGTTCTACTTATCAATATTTAATTTTTGAAGAATATCCTCCTAAAGAATCTGTAAGTTCAAATTTTAATATAGATAGTATATTATCGGAATATTCCGATAGCAAAAAAAGATTTGATACAAAACCTATAAAGACAAACGAGATTTTTAATAATCCAAATATTAATATAGTAGAAACAAATAAACCTGCAAGAGATACGAATTTTATCAATACCGTTATAGCTTCAGGTTCTGAATCTTTAAATATATCGGTTGATAAAGTCGCTAATAATAATGTAAGAATAGATATAGCGGGAAGAACTTTTAATACTAAAACTTCGACTAACTTTATTATTCAATTAAATCAAGGCGATTATGATGTTTTAGTATCGTTTTTAGGAAAAAAATATACTAATAGAGTAAATGTTTCAAAAGGAGCTTATAATTTACTTTCTATAGTCGTTCAAGATGAAAATATAAAATAA
- the hisS gene encoding histidine--tRNA ligase, producing MLNIKKPRGTNDFFYESASKLEFIEKKIKDIVKLYGYERIRTPIFESTDLFTRGIGEDTDIVGKEMFTFEDRGGRSLTLRPEGTASVVRAYIENSMQNEFSINKLFYIGTMYRAERPQKGRYREFNQFGMECIGTSSPLIDAEVIALNINILKEFGIENANLIINTVGCPKCKPNYNKALKEAIGNRKEELCETCKRRYETNILRILDCKNEKCKEIMKDIPKFYDYVCEECKEHFDKLCEELNKINQKFIIEPMLVRGLDYYTKTVFEVQTNALGSQSAILGGGRYDNLIGLFNSGKNIPALGSAMGLERLLIVLENNQNIVKDRLDIFVIAFKETEKEVLKVMQELRASNISCDCDFSGKSIKNQFKSANKRNSKFALILGEDELKRNSCKLKNMDTGEEKEIPLNEIYRNII from the coding sequence ATGCTTAATATAAAGAAACCTAGAGGCACTAACGATTTTTTTTACGAATCCGCTTCTAAATTGGAATTTATAGAAAAAAAAATAAAAGATATAGTTAAACTTTACGGATATGAAAGAATAAGAACGCCAATATTTGAATCTACAGATTTATTTACAAGAGGAATAGGAGAAGATACGGATATAGTCGGAAAAGAAATGTTTACTTTTGAAGACAGAGGCGGACGCTCGCTAACTTTAAGACCTGAAGGCACGGCATCGGTAGTTAGAGCTTATATTGAAAACTCTATGCAAAATGAATTTTCTATAAATAAACTTTTTTATATCGGCACAATGTATAGAGCGGAAAGACCTCAAAAAGGAAGATATAGAGAGTTTAATCAATTTGGTATGGAATGCATAGGAACTTCTTCGCCATTGATAGACGCCGAAGTTATAGCTTTAAATATTAATATCTTAAAAGAATTTGGAATAGAAAATGCAAATCTTATTATAAATACAGTTGGTTGTCCTAAATGCAAACCAAATTATAATAAAGCTTTAAAAGAAGCGATTGGAAACAGAAAAGAAGAACTTTGCGAAACTTGTAAGAGAAGATACGAAACGAATATTTTAAGAATATTAGATTGCAAAAACGAAAAATGCAAAGAAATAATGAAAGATATTCCAAAATTTTATGATTATGTATGCGAAGAATGTAAAGAACATTTTGATAAATTATGCGAAGAGCTTAATAAAATAAATCAGAAATTTATAATAGAGCCTATGCTCGTTAGAGGATTAGACTATTATACAAAAACCGTATTTGAAGTTCAAACAAACGCTTTAGGTTCTCAAAGCGCTATACTTGGAGGCGGAAGATACGATAATCTTATAGGATTGTTTAATTCGGGAAAAAATATTCCCGCGCTTGGAAGCGCTATGGGACTTGAAAGACTTTTAATAGTTCTTGAAAATAATCAAAATATAGTTAAAGACAGACTTGATATTTTTGTAATTGCCTTCAAAGAAACCGAAAAAGAAGTTTTGAAAGTTATGCAAGAATTAAGAGCCTCAAATATAAGTTGCGATTGCGATTTTTCAGGAAAATCTATAAAAAATCAATTCAAATCGGCAAATAAAAGAAATTCAAAATTCGCTTTAATATTGGGAGAAGACGAATTAAAACGAAATTCATGCAAACTCAAAAATATGGATACGGGTGAAGAGAAAGAAATTCCATTAAATGAGATTTATAGAAATATTATTTAA
- a CDS encoding ankyrin repeat domain-containing protein, producing MNNYTKIIISLSILILIFLILKLEDLLTPKEKRFLKAAEDGDFKKIKSIIDKEVNIKSLIETKDKENNTALILASKFGYIEVVKILIENGANINAKNNDNSTALIEASSFYYETVKILADINAIENGKDNVGTTALMNASTEDDYINYEICKLLIENGANVNDKDLQGANALIYASTFGNYETVKLLIENGVEINTQNKDGYTALMEAAISDDEEIVKLLIENGADINIKNNDGKTALDFAEENDYKNIIELLKNSIDK from the coding sequence ATGAATAATTATACAAAAATAATAATATCTTTATCGATTTTAATTTTAATATTTTTAATTCTTAAATTAGAAGATTTATTAACTCCTAAAGAAAAACGATTTTTGAAAGCAGCAGAAGACGGAGATTTTAAAAAGATTAAATCAATTATTGATAAAGAAGTAAATATTAAAAGTTTGATTGAAACTAAAGATAAAGAAAATAACACGGCTTTAATTTTGGCTTCAAAATTCGGATATATCGAAGTAGTAAAAATTTTAATTGAAAACGGAGCAAATATCAACGCTAAAAATAACGATAATTCAACGGCTTTAATAGAAGCTTCAAGTTTTTATTATGAAACGGTTAAAATACTTGCGGACATTAACGCTATAGAAAATGGGAAAGATAATGTAGGAACTACCGCTTTAATGAACGCCTCGACTGAAGACGATTATATAAATTACGAAATATGCAAATTACTTATAGAAAATGGCGCTAATGTTAATGATAAAGATTTGCAAGGAGCTAACGCTTTAATATACGCTTCTACTTTTGGAAATTATGAAACGGTTAAACTTCTTATAGAAAACGGAGTTGAAATCAATACGCAAAACAAGGACGGCTACACGGCTTTAATGGAGGCGGCAATATCGGACGATGAGGAAATCGTCAAACTTCTTATAGAAAACGGAGCGGATATTAATATTAAAAATAACGATGGAAAAACCGCTTTAGATTTTGCCGAAGAAAATGATTATAAAAATATAATTGAATTATTAAAAAATTCTATAGATAAATAA
- the trpB gene encoding tryptophan synthase subunit beta, translating into MTNSNNGFFGKFGGRFVPEELEKILIELEKAFSHYINDKDFLNELNELRDDFIGRPTPLMFAKNLSEKIGGAKIYVKLEGLAHTGAHKINNAIGQALLAKKMGKKKVIAETGAGQHGLATASACAKLGLECSIYMGEIDVKRQQPNVASMELYGAKVVPVKIGGRGLKDAVDMALQDWIKDLSDTHYLLGSAVGPSPYPDIVRTFQSVIGRELEKQIKEKNLNVKALIACVGGGSNAIGFFEPFIEKQNPKLIAVEGGGISMNLGENAVRMKNPYAKDFTAQGYRSKFILKENEEIAETMSISAGLDYPGVGPQLAYLGESGRIEFTYATDEETVNAVKEFAKNEGIIFALESAHAGAKAIEYAKNYNKDDVIIVNMSGRGDKDIFITSPIFRPNEWKNFLKSELDRLEKNVDIHKF; encoded by the coding sequence ATGACAAATAGTAATAATGGATTCTTTGGGAAATTTGGCGGAAGATTTGTTCCTGAAGAATTAGAAAAAATCTTAATCGAATTAGAAAAAGCATTTTCGCATTATATCAACGATAAAGATTTTTTAAACGAATTAAACGAATTGAGAGACGATTTTATAGGTAGACCGACTCCTTTAATGTTTGCAAAAAATCTATCCGAAAAAATTGGCGGAGCTAAAATTTATGTCAAATTGGAAGGCTTGGCTCATACGGGCGCTCATAAAATCAATAACGCGATAGGACAGGCTTTACTCGCTAAAAAAATGGGCAAGAAAAAAGTAATTGCCGAAACGGGAGCGGGACAACATGGACTTGCAACGGCTTCGGCATGCGCAAAATTGGGACTCGAATGTTCTATTTATATGGGAGAAATCGATGTTAAAAGACAACAACCGAATGTAGCTTCTATGGAATTATACGGAGCTAAAGTCGTGCCTGTAAAAATTGGCGGAAGAGGATTAAAAGATGCGGTAGATATGGCGCTTCAAGATTGGATTAAAGATTTGAGCGACACTCATTATTTGCTTGGAAGCGCGGTAGGACCTAGTCCTTATCCCGATATTGTGAGAACATTTCAATCGGTAATTGGCAGAGAATTAGAAAAACAAATTAAAGAAAAAAATTTAAATGTTAAAGCTTTGATTGCATGCGTTGGAGGAGGCTCTAACGCGATAGGTTTTTTTGAGCCTTTTATAGAAAAACAGAATCCTAAACTTATCGCAGTTGAAGGCGGAGGAATAAGTATGAATCTTGGAGAAAATGCGGTTAGAATGAAAAATCCTTACGCTAAAGATTTTACAGCTCAAGGTTATAGAAGTAAATTTATATTAAAAGAAAATGAAGAGATAGCGGAAACTATGTCAATATCGGCGGGCTTGGATTATCCTGGAGTTGGACCTCAACTTGCATATTTGGGAGAAAGCGGAAGAATAGAGTTTACTTATGCAACAGATGAAGAAACCGTTAATGCCGTTAAAGAGTTCGCTAAAAACGAAGGCATTATATTCGCGTTAGAAAGCGCTCATGCGGGAGCAAAAGCTATAGAATATGCAAAAAATTATAATAAGGACGATGTTATTATAGTTAATATGTCGGGCAGAGGAGATAAAGATATTTTTATAACCTCGCCAATATTCCGCCCAAACGAATGGAAAAACTTTTTGAAAAGCGAATTGGATAGATTGGAGAAAAATGTAGATATTCATAAATTCTAA
- a CDS encoding DUF4132 domain-containing protein, translated as MKLPLSIEEINDIVEKNYNNKYDKITAFIKDSEISNVFIKDKSVKVSPKVIKYIIGEYLNLKEILRLDNVDNIGYSLDNNSFREALEKIYIASKKDNKTKNILYPYCIFASNDQINNLYKEAKEIASSRSKYASFMFEAIALNGTKTALNLVYEASKKLKQKTVRFTCKAILNLIAKEIGIHVEVFADKIIPDFDFDKDGIRIVEAENKKFKITLKNDFSISIFDEEKNKEFKNFPKDFPENDKKELSKLKSEINRVLKIQTERLQYVFLDGRKWSFEDWKEIFFNNPLIKDFAIKLIWGVYDKKNKLLKTFRYMEDGSFNNEDDEEIKLEDKKLKDKILIGLISPIEINKKIIEKWQIQLNDYEIVQPFNQLSTKTKKELIKKIPSVVTVRTIRGLASKLCLETEFGDGGFIYGYYLFDTYNEAYLEIITSGIFYGAYNDEEINIKINFRNADERFEYGAYLILSNYLK; from the coding sequence TTGAAATTGCCTTTAAGTATCGAAGAAATTAACGATATCGTAGAAAAAAATTATAATAATAAATACGATAAAATTACCGCGTTTATAAAAGATTCTGAAATTTCAAATGTTTTTATAAAAGATAAAAGCGTCAAAGTTTCTCCAAAAGTTATAAAATATATTATTGGAGAATATTTAAACTTAAAAGAAATTTTGAGATTGGATAATGTCGATAATATCGGCTATTCTTTAGATAACAATTCTTTTAGAGAAGCGCTTGAAAAAATTTATATTGCAAGCAAAAAAGACAATAAAACTAAAAATATACTTTATCCTTATTGCATATTCGCTTCAAACGATCAGATTAATAATTTGTATAAAGAAGCTAAAGAAATTGCAAGCTCAAGGTCTAAATATGCGTCATTTATGTTTGAGGCTATAGCTTTAAACGGAACGAAAACGGCTTTGAATTTGGTTTACGAAGCTTCAAAAAAATTAAAACAAAAAACCGTTAGATTTACTTGCAAGGCTATTTTGAATTTAATCGCAAAAGAAATTGGAATTCATGTAGAAGTTTTTGCAGATAAAATAATTCCCGATTTTGATTTTGATAAAGATGGAATAAGAATAGTTGAAGCAGAAAATAAAAAATTCAAAATAACTTTAAAAAATGATTTTAGCATTTCAATATTTGATGAAGAAAAAAATAAAGAGTTTAAAAATTTTCCTAAAGATTTTCCCGAAAATGATAAAAAAGAACTTTCAAAATTAAAGAGCGAAATTAACAGAGTTTTAAAAATACAAACGGAAAGATTGCAATATGTTTTTTTGGACGGTAGAAAATGGAGTTTTGAAGATTGGAAAGAAATATTTTTTAATAATCCTTTAATAAAAGATTTTGCAATAAAACTTATATGGGGTGTTTACGATAAAAAAAATAAATTATTAAAAACTTTTAGATATATGGAAGACGGTTCTTTTAATAACGAAGACGATGAAGAGATAAAATTAGAAGATAAAAAATTAAAAGATAAAATTTTAATCGGACTAATAAGTCCAATAGAGATAAATAAAAAAATTATAGAAAAGTGGCAAATACAATTAAACGATTATGAGATAGTTCAACCTTTTAATCAACTTTCTACAAAAACAAAAAAAGAATTAATAAAAAAAATTCCTTCAGTTGTCACAGTTCGAACAATTAGAGGATTGGCTTCAAAATTATGTTTAGAAACGGAATTCGGAGACGGGGGATTTATATACGGTTATTATTTATTCGACACTTATAACGAGGCTTATTTAGAAATTATAACTTCGGGCATTTTTTACGGCGCTTATAATGACGAAGAAATTAACATAAAAATAAATTTCAGAAATGCGGATGAAAGATTTGAATACGGCGCTTATTTAATACTCTCTAATTATTTGAAATAA
- a CDS encoding motility associated factor glycosyltransferase family protein, giving the protein MNISVKLHNALNNDLNNKKSEYKIEKNTDGFIIAYKNNRAVHSKYNIENECKRALEKINKNKNLLIIYGYGLGYIIKYLIENIENYFDKKILESLKIIVVVEDDYLFKYSYYNIFNTDKKNIFFIYAEDNIDYINKIVDYKNINGVSLVLLPSLTKEEKDKANKFYEEILNNIEKEFSNIWTNLYFENIWTKNIILNSEYVNKSSDISVFKNAFNGFNALLICPGPTLINYIEKIKTHRKNLIIICVDTSYSVLCKNGIIPDFIITVDGGFFNSLDFVCENKKFPYLVMDIACNKIIPKIIYDRTKIIRFTSTDNLGIVEYLKKFTDISSLTTSSTVATTMIDFAYYTNFDKVLLIGFDNSYPYYQRHIKHALSYEYMINKTSKLKTMESYYFDAIKNNSNVNVYPPTEFIFENQIEYFKELKNKYSKMFIGRIKSDAIDINSFKEDIIENFLEDKAREKVLNIAEKLYKIDKKDDIKKAYIELKNILEEFRNILINYKKNDYNEIINIIEKYKEKAPILKNILSAVIIMSERVEADIKKRLDFLLSESLKNVNYFLKRINIIIDRL; this is encoded by the coding sequence ATGAATATTTCGGTAAAATTGCATAACGCTTTAAACAATGATTTGAATAATAAAAAAAGCGAATACAAAATAGAAAAAAATACAGACGGTTTTATTATAGCTTATAAAAATAATAGAGCGGTTCATAGCAAATATAATATTGAAAACGAATGCAAAAGAGCTTTAGAAAAAATCAATAAAAATAAAAATCTTCTTATAATTTACGGCTACGGTTTGGGTTATATTATTAAATATTTGATTGAAAATATTGAAAATTATTTTGATAAAAAAATTTTGGAAAGTTTAAAAATAATAGTAGTCGTAGAAGACGATTATTTATTTAAATATTCTTATTATAATATTTTTAATACCGACAAAAAAAATATTTTCTTTATTTATGCCGAAGACAATATTGATTATATAAATAAAATTGTAGATTACAAAAATATAAACGGAGTAAGTTTGGTTTTGCTTCCGTCTCTTACAAAAGAAGAAAAAGATAAAGCTAATAAATTTTACGAAGAGATATTAAATAATATTGAAAAAGAATTTTCAAATATATGGACGAATTTGTATTTTGAAAATATTTGGACAAAAAATATAATTTTAAATAGCGAATATGTAAATAAATCTTCCGATATTTCTGTTTTTAAAAATGCGTTTAATGGTTTTAATGCTTTGCTTATCTGCCCTGGTCCAACTTTAATAAATTATATAGAAAAAATTAAAACTCATAGAAAAAATTTAATAATAATATGCGTTGATACGAGTTATTCGGTTTTATGCAAAAATGGAATTATTCCCGATTTTATTATAACTGTTGATGGAGGATTTTTTAATTCTTTAGATTTTGTATGCGAAAATAAAAAATTTCCTTATTTAGTAATGGATATAGCTTGCAATAAAATTATTCCAAAAATTATTTATGATAGAACAAAAATTATAAGATTTACTTCAACTGACAATTTAGGAATTGTTGAATATTTAAAAAAGTTTACCGATATATCTTCGCTTACGACTTCAAGCACAGTTGCGACTACAATGATAGATTTCGCTTATTATACTAATTTCGACAAAGTTCTTTTAATCGGTTTTGACAATAGTTATCCTTACTATCAAAGACATATTAAGCATGCTTTATCTTACGAATATATGATTAATAAAACGAGCAAATTAAAGACTATGGAATCTTATTATTTTGACGCTATAAAAAATAATTCAAATGTAAATGTTTATCCGCCTACCGAATTTATTTTTGAAAACCAAATTGAATATTTTAAAGAATTAAAAAATAAATATTCAAAAATGTTTATAGGAAGAATAAAATCCGATGCGATTGATATAAATTCTTTTAAAGAAGATATTATAGAAAATTTTTTAGAAGATAAAGCGAGAGAAAAAGTTTTAAATATAGCGGAAAAATTATATAAGATAGACAAAAAAGACGATATAAAAAAAGCCTACATTGAATTAAAAAATATTTTAGAAGAGTTTAGAAATATTTTAATAAATTATAAAAAAAACGATTATAACGAAATAATAAATATAATAGAAAAATATAAAGAAAAAGCTCCGATATTAAAAAATATTTTATCCGCGGTTATTATAATGAGCGAGAGAGTAGAAGCCGATATTAAAAAAAGATTAGATTTTTTGCTTTCGGAAAGTTTAAAAAATGTTAATTATTTTTTAAAAAGAATTAATATTATTATTGATAGATTATAA